One segment of Nostoc piscinale CENA21 DNA contains the following:
- a CDS encoding SGNH/GDSL hydrolase family protein translates to MKVVIFVILIVIVLLVIIEIGLRSLFGFGNPLIYIGDSQIGYLLAPNQSTRRFGNRIEINEFSMRSSPIAKIPAPQTLRVLLLGDSIANGGWWTDQKNTISSLIMNSLKSEITDKYQQVEVLNASANSWGPRNELAYLQRFGNFSAQVVVLLINTDDLFAYSPTALPVGRDRNYPKKKPPLGLVEVWQRYATKQQPIPELQALQAEPGDRVGINLQAIKQIQAIATQHQSKFLLAMTPLRRELGKPGPLDYEITARKRLSEFTQTQQILYIDFLPLFNQTNNPQALYHDTIHMNLQGNQFVSEVIERSLLEVLGRESI, encoded by the coding sequence GTGAAAGTAGTAATATTCGTGATTTTGATCGTAATAGTGCTACTGGTAATCATCGAGATTGGGTTGCGATCGCTTTTTGGTTTTGGTAATCCCTTAATTTACATTGGCGACTCCCAGATAGGTTACTTGTTAGCACCAAATCAAAGCACGCGCCGCTTTGGGAATCGCATTGAAATCAATGAATTTTCGATGCGTAGCAGTCCCATCGCCAAAATCCCTGCACCGCAAACTTTGCGCGTCCTGTTGTTAGGAGATTCCATTGCTAATGGTGGCTGGTGGACTGATCAAAAAAATACCATCTCCAGCTTAATCATGAATTCTCTCAAATCAGAGATCACTGACAAATATCAACAGGTGGAAGTTTTGAATGCTTCGGCTAACTCTTGGGGGCCAAGAAACGAATTAGCTTATTTGCAACGATTTGGCAATTTTTCAGCCCAGGTAGTAGTTTTATTAATTAATACTGATGATTTGTTTGCCTATTCTCCCACGGCTTTACCAGTAGGCCGCGATCGCAACTATCCAAAGAAGAAACCGCCTTTAGGACTAGTAGAAGTGTGGCAACGTTATGCAACTAAACAACAACCAATTCCCGAATTGCAAGCACTCCAAGCCGAACCAGGCGATCGCGTCGGTATAAATCTACAAGCAATCAAGCAAATTCAAGCGATCGCAACTCAACACCAAAGTAAATTTCTCTTAGCCATGACTCCCTTACGGCGAGAACTAGGTAAACCCGGCCCCCTTGATTACGAAATTACCGCACGTAAAAGATTGAGTGAGTTTACCCAAACCCAGCAAATTCTCTATATAGATTTTCTGCCGCTATTTAATCAAACAAACAACCCGCAAGCTTTATATCATGACACCATTCACATGAACTTGCAGGGTAATCAATTCGTGAGTGAAGTAATTGAGCGATCGCTTTTAGAAGTTTTGGGACGAGAAAGCATATAA
- a CDS encoding Uma2 family endonuclease — translation MLNYNPLHCLPSSEELPDSEDTPVDNELQDLIPSLLKSTLAFVWSERWDWFFGVKMGIYYDPKKAAIAPDAFLSIGVKRFIDGDLRLSYVTWEEKQPPVLALEVVSQISHGEYSTKKELYAKELGVLYYIIYKPLRKKKPPLEVYQLKDGEYFLIPGNPIWLPEIGLGIGRERGIYQGIAREWLYWYNEEGQRLLTAEERVHEIEEQLNFERQLRIQTEQKMQLLAEQLRVLGVEPESLA, via the coding sequence ATGTTAAACTACAACCCGTTACACTGTTTACCATCTTCCGAAGAGCTACCAGACTCAGAGGATACACCTGTGGATAATGAACTACAAGATTTAATTCCCAGCTTGCTAAAATCGACACTCGCCTTTGTGTGGTCTGAGCGTTGGGATTGGTTTTTTGGCGTGAAGATGGGAATTTATTACGACCCAAAAAAAGCTGCGATCGCGCCTGATGCTTTTCTCAGCATAGGGGTTAAACGCTTTATTGATGGTGATTTACGCCTGAGTTATGTAACGTGGGAAGAAAAACAACCACCAGTTTTAGCATTAGAGGTCGTTTCTCAAATCAGTCATGGTGAATACAGTACCAAAAAAGAATTGTACGCTAAAGAATTAGGTGTTTTATACTACATTATCTACAAACCTCTGCGAAAGAAAAAGCCACCTCTGGAAGTTTATCAATTAAAAGATGGCGAATATTTTTTAATACCAGGAAACCCGATTTGGCTACCAGAAATTGGTTTAGGAATTGGCAGAGAACGGGGAATTTATCAAGGTATTGCAAGAGAATGGTTATATTGGTATAACGAAGAAGGACAAAGGTTACTCACCGCAGAAGAACGTGTTCACGAAATAGAAGAACAATTAAATTTTGAGCGCCAGCTACGTATCCAAACAGAACAAAAAATGCAATTGCTGGCTGAACAATTAAGAGTTTTAGGTGTAGAACCTGAAAGTTTAGCCTGA
- the rimJ gene encoding ribosomal protein S5-alanine N-acetyltransferase, whose protein sequence is MHSELPIITSDRLLLRIAIQEDIPQILKYFLDNKSYLTPFYPKWGDGFFTEEYWQYQLENTFLEFIHDQSLKLFIFHRKNPKIILGTINFNNFIRGAAHFCYVGYSLAEHEQGKGYMTEGLKAAIQYVFDDLNFHRIMANYMPHNQRSGNVLRRLGFVVEGYARDYLLINGKWQDHILTSLTNPHWQPERD, encoded by the coding sequence ATGCACTCAGAATTGCCAATTATTACTAGCGATCGCTTATTATTACGCATTGCCATCCAAGAAGATATTCCCCAAATCCTAAAATATTTCCTAGACAACAAATCTTATCTAACTCCTTTTTATCCTAAATGGGGGGATGGTTTTTTTACAGAAGAGTATTGGCAATATCAACTAGAAAATACATTCTTAGAATTTATTCATGATCAATCTTTAAAATTATTTATCTTTCATCGCAAAAATCCTAAAATTATCCTTGGCACAATTAATTTTAATAATTTTATTCGGGGAGCCGCCCATTTTTGTTATGTAGGTTATAGTCTAGCTGAACATGAGCAAGGTAAAGGCTACATGACAGAAGGATTAAAAGCAGCAATTCAATATGTATTTGATGATTTAAATTTTCATCGCATCATGGCAAATTATATGCCACATAATCAACGTAGCGGTAATGTACTGAGAAGATTAGGATTTGTAGTCGAAGGATATGCCAGAGACTATTTATTAATTAACGGCAAGTGGCAAGATCATATTCTTACCAGTCTCACGAATCCTCATTGGCAACCAGAGAGAGACTAA